TGACGAATAGAGCACATTTGGCTCAGTTGGTCCTTTCCGGAGACTTGCCCAATGTTTATGTCGATAATGTTTATTTTTACAATGCAGGGGATGTGGAAACTACTGGGCCAGCTACACCCGCCCCGACGCCAACGAATGCTCCTGGTGACGTCATCTCCATATTCAGCAATGCTTATTCCAATGTTCCGGGGACGAATTTTTATCCGGATTGGGGACAAACGACCAGCGTTTCGGAAGTGCCTATATTTGGGAATAACACCCTGCTTTACGCAGGATTTAATTACCAGGGCATTGAACTGGGTAGCAACCTGGATGTTTCCGGAATGAGCCACCTGCATATTGACTACTGGACGGCAAACTCCACGGGATTGAACGTGTATTTGATCAGCCCGGGGCCTGTAGAAGCGCCCTACGTATTAGGCGTTCCTACCTCAGGGTGGGCAAGTGTCAACATTCCTTTATCAAACTTTTCACCCGTTGATCTGGCTGATTTGATCCAGCTTAAATTTGATGGTAGCGGCGATATTTATCTGGACAATATCTATTTCTATAATGAAACGAGCGGGGGAAACATGCCAACTACTGCGGCGCCGACACCCACTGACCCTGCATCAGGTGTTATCTCTATTTTTAGCGATGCTTATTCAAGTGTAGATGGAACAAATTTCAACCCTGGTTGGGGACAGACTACGGTAGGATCAGTAGTGCCGGTTGCCGGCAACAATACACTGCTCTTTTCCGGCTTGAATTATCAGGGAATAGAACTGGGCAGTAGTCAGAATGTTTCCGCAATGACCCACCTGCATATTGATTTCTGGACAGCAAACTCCACCGCTTTAGACGTGTTTTTGATCAGTCCCGGCCCTATTGAAACGTCGTATGCACTAACCGTTCCTACCTCAGGCTGGGCAAGTGTGGACATTCCATTATCTAATTTTTCACCCGTTGACCTTACAGACGTTTTTCAGTTTAAATTCGTAGGTAATGGTGATATATATCTGGACAATATTTATTTCCATAACTAAATGGGATTTTTTTAATAACAGGGTTTAAAACTAATTAATAAAGAAACCGAATTAACAATATTAATCATGAAATGGAATCATTCAATTTTGACAAAAAGTATTCTGCTGTTCACTGCACTGTTCATTGGTTGGAGTTGCACAGATGATAATAAGATTGTAGACCGCAACTGGCAACTAGTATGGCAGGATGAGTTTGAGGGCCCTGCGGGTCAATCCCCTGATGCTTCGAAATGGAACTATGATATCGGAACAGATTGGGGTAACGCACAACTGGAATTTGATACGGATCGTCCGGAAAATGTCTCCCTTGACGGGGCAGGGAACCTGGCTATTATTGCGAGAAAGGAATCTTATTCGGGTTCCGCTTTCACCTCTGCGAGAATTACCACTCAGGGATTATTTGATCAGGCTTACGGCCGCTTTGAAGCGAGGATAAAAATGCCATGGGGCCCCGGTATCTGGCCGGCCTTTTGGTTGTTGGGGGCCAATGTTGACCAGGTTGGATGGCCTCAATGCGGTGAAATTGACATTATGGAATATCGCGGACAGCAGCCGCACTTAATTCATGGGACTATCCATGGACCTGGTTATTCCGGAGGTTCACCTATTTCAAAAACCTTTGGATTTGAAAATGACCGGTTTGATAATGATTTTCATGTTTTTGCGGTAGAATGGGTAGAAGGTACTATCAATTTTTTCGTCGATGATACCCTATATTCACAAATTAAATCAGACGATGTGCCCGGAGAATGGGTCTATGATCATCCTTTTTATATCATTTTGAATGTGGCAGTGGGCGGTAATTTTGTTGGCTTTCCAACTGATCAGACAACATTCCCTCAATCAATGCTTGTGGATTGGGTTAGAGTATATAAGGAAATTAAATAATGATTATCTTAGAGCGTTTAAAAAGGTCGGCTTAATTATTCGACCTTTTTTTACTCATTAACATGACTATAAGGTGTTGAAAAAAGAAATTATGACAGGGATAAACCGTGTTCAAATAGGGGGGGGAGATTATTACAGGATTTCAAACAGTGATGCGCTCCGCCCATTTTTTATGAGCATTGTAAGTGATTCCAACCACTGGATGTTTATTTCCAGTAATGGTGGATTGAGTGCCGGGCGAAAAAATGCCGAGTATGCTCTTTTCCCTTATTACACAGATGATAAGATAACCGAATCTGCGGAAATTACCGGGAGCAAATCTATTTTTTTGGTAAACAAAGAGGATAAATCCCATATTTGGGAACCCTTCTCTTATAGGTTTGAAGGACTGTATCAGGTCAGCAGAAATTTGTATAAGAATGTTTATGGAAATAAAATTCTTTTTGAAGAAGAAAACCATGACCTGGGATTGACTTTTAGATACCAGTGGAATTCGAGTAATATTTTTGGGTTTATTAAAAAGTCAACCCTTATTAATAATACAGGGAATGAAGTCAGGACATCTGTTTTAGATGGCATCCAGAATATTTTACCTTATGGGGTAGGCAGCGATTTACAAAACCAATCCAGTAACCTTGTAGATGCTTATAAACGGAGTGAACTTCAAAAAACGACAGGATTAGGCATTTTTTCACTGAGTGCTATTATCGTTGACAAAGCAGAACCCAGTGAAGCATTAAAAGCAAATATTGTGTGGTCTCTGGGCCTGGAAAATCCCAAATATCTCCTTTCGTCCCTGCAGCTCAAGCACTTTAGAAAAGGCATTCCGATTCAGCAGGAAGAAGATGTAAAGGCAGAAAAAGGGGCTTATTTTATTAATGCAGAGGTAATACTATCGGCAAAGGCTGAGAAAGCATGGATGATTATGGCTGATGTGAATCAAAATCATTCGGCCATAGCCAGAATTTCGGAAGCCATAAAAAGCGAAAAGCAATTAGATTCGATTGTGCAGCAGGATATAGATTTTGGCACCCAAAATTTAATAAGATTAAATGCGGCGGCGGATGGAATTCAACTTACCTCAGATAATTTGAGGGATACGCGACATTTCTCGAACACCCTGTTTAATATAATGCGAGGTGGAATTTTTGATCATAATTACCACATAGAAAAATGGGATTTCAGTGCCTATCTGTCAACAGCCAATAAGGACGTTTTTGAAACATCTAAAGATTTAGTAAATGCTCTTCCTGATGTGTTTTCGCTTTCCAGGTTAAAGGAAATGGCGCAGCAGAGTCATGATAAGGATTTCTGGAGGTTGTGTACAGAATATATGCCGTTAAAGTTTAGTAGAAGACATGGCGACCCCAGCAGGCCCTGGAATAAATTTTCTATCAATACCCGCAGTGAAATTGACGGGTCGAAAATTCTTGATTACGAAGGAAATTGGAGAGATATCTTTCAAAATTGGGAAGCACTGGCACATTCATATCCGGAATTCATAGAGAGTATGATTCATAAGTTTTTGAATGCGACTACTTTCGATGGATACAATCCTTACAGGGTTACAAAAGATGGATTTGACTGGGAAACCATTGAACCCGATAACCCTTGGTCATATATTGGTTATTGGGGAGACCACCAGATCATTTATTTATTGAAATTTTTAGAGTTCATTGAGCATCATTCCCCACAAAAACTGGAAAGTTATTTTAACGAAGACCGCTTTGTTTATGCTAACGTTCCGTATAAAATAAAAAGCTACGCAGACATTCTTAAAAACCCTAAGGATACCATTGAATTTGACCATGAATTAGATCAGCAGGTGCGTAAGCGACGGGCAAGTATTGGAGCGGATGGTGCTTTACTGCAAGATGTAAACAAGTCCATCTACCAGGTCAACTTCATTGAAAAAATATTGGCAACCTTGTTGGCTAAGTTATCTAATTTCATACCAGAGGGCGGAATATGGATGAACACCCAACGGCCGGAATGGAATGATGCCAATAACGCTTTGGTGGGAAATGGCGTTTCCATGGTGACGCTCTACTATTTAAGGCGATTCCTGAAGTTTTTTGAAGAGCTACTCGCCGCTTCGGAAATGGAAGGGGTAAAAGTCTCCAGTGAAATGGTTGACTTTTACAAAAATGTGCGTGATACCTTTAGTAAATTCAAGCACCTTCTGTCAAATAAAATCAATGATAAAGACCGCAAACTGGTTTTGGATGGATTAGGACAGGCTGGTAGTGATTTCAGGCAACATGTGTATAAACATTCATTGGGGGGCGAAAAAACCACTATTTCATTCAGGGATTTAAGGGATTTTATCCACCTGAGTCTTCAATACGTGGATCATTCCATCAAAGTGAATATAAGGCCTGATAATTTATACCATGCCTATAACCTGATGACGGTAAAAAATGAGGCTGAAATATCCTTGGCTCATTTAAGTGAAATGCTGGAAGGACAGGTGGCAGTATTGAGTTCGGGGTACTTATCGGACGCAGGAGCGCTGGAGGTTTTAGATGGTTTAAAGAACAGCTCCCTTTTCCGAGCCGATCAATACAGCTACTTACTCTATCCTAATAAGAATTTACCACTATTTACAGAAAAAAATAACGTACCTAAAGAAGCGGTCGCTCAATCAGCATTGCTCACTCAAATGCTAAGCGACGGTCAGGTTCAGATCATTGAAAAAGACATCAATGGGCTAATTCATTTCAATGGTAATTTTAAAAATGCCCATGATCTCCAGGCAGCCCTGGAGGGGCTTTCCCAAACCCATTATGCGGCTCTGGCAGAAAAGGATAAAAATTGGGTGCTGCAAACCTTTGAGCAGGTATTCAATCATAAAGCATTTACCGGAAGATCGGGTACGTTCTTTGGTTACGAAGGCTTGGGATCTATTTATTGGCACATGGTTTCCAAGTTGCAGCTGGCGGTACAGGAGTGTTGTTTAAAAGCCATTAAAGCGCAAGCAGGTGAAGAGATTATCGGTAGGTTACTGGAACATTATTATGAGATCAATGAAGGCATTGGCGTTCATAAGTCGCCCTCACTTTATGGTGCTTTCCCTACTGACCCGTATTCCCATACCCCTGCCGGTAAAGGGGCACAACAACCGGGGATGACCGGACAGGTAAAAGAAGATATCATATCCAGATTTGGTGAGCTTGGTGTTTTTGTCAGTGAAGGCCAATTGTATTTCAATCCCTGCTTACTCAGAAAAAATGAGTTTTTGGAGGAAACCAAAATTTTTGAATATGTCGATGTCTTCCTGGAACATAAACAGCTGACACTGGAGAAAGGATCTCTGTGTTTCACTTATTGCCAGGTGCCGGTGGTGTACAAACTGGGAACACAGAACCATTTGGAAATCCTGCATAAAAGCGGAACCTCTGCCATGTTCGAAACATTAAGCCTCGATCAAAATACCAGCAGGCAGGTTTTTGAACGAACTGGAGAGGTTGTTCAGATCATGGTTCACATTAAAGAATCTAAATTGAGGTAACATGAAAACAATAATTTGGAAAGCAATGGTATCTTTGATGGCTTTGATAATTAGCTTTTCGTGTAACAATGAGCAACCGGACAAAGGAATGAACCAATTACAAATAAAAAAAGAAGTGACAGCTAAAGATATCTTAGGAAACCCGAATTATCTGGCAATATCTTATGGTGGATATCGTGAGAAAACCCGTGACATACAACCCACCATCGACCAGTTGAAAGAGGATATGAAGATCCTTGCGGCAATGAATGTCAAAATTCTGCGTACCTATAATGTTAAGTTAAAACATGCCTCTAATGTACTGGAGGCTATTCATCAATTAAAAAAGGAAGACCCGGATTTTGAGATGTACGTCATGCTGGGAGCCTGGATTGATTGTAAAAACGCATGGACAGCCTATCCTGATCACGACAGTGAAGATGCAGAGGGCAATGCAGCGGAGATTCAAAGAGCAGTGGATCTGGCCAATCGTTACCCTGATATTGTCAAGATTATTGCAGTGGGCAATGAAGCTATGGTGAAGTGGGCGGCCAGTTATTTTGTACAACCGGGGGTAATACTGAAATGGGTTAATCACCTGCAGGAGTTAAAGGAAACAGGTAAACTGTCTAAGGATCTTTGGGTGACTTGTTCAGATAATTTTGCCTCCTGGGGCGGGGGCGGTGAAGAATACCATACCGAAGATTTGAAAAAATTGATCAGGGCTGTGGATTATGTATCCCTTCATACCTACCCAATGCATGATACTCATTACAACCCTGATTTTTGGGGTGTTTTGGAAAAGGAAGAAAATTTGGCGGATACAGAAAAGATTGCCGCTGCAATGGCCCGCGCCAGGGATTATGCCATGTCTCAATATCAAAATACAGCCGATTATATTAAGGGGTTAGGGATTGAAAAAGCGATTCATATTGGAGAAACAGGTTGGGCAAGTGCGTCCAATAGCTTCTATGGCCCTGAAGGTTCGAAAGCTACGGATGAATACAAGGAGGGGTTATTTTATTCGCTCATCAGAGACTGGACCAACCAGGAAGGAATATCCTGCTTTTATTTTGAAGCTTTTGATGAAATTTGGAAAGATGCCCCAAATCCAGGGGGATCAGAAAACCATTTTGGCCTTTTCAGTATAGAAGGACAAGCGAAATATGCCTTGTGGGATTTGGTGGATCAGGGTGTTTTTGAAGGGTTGAGTAGGGGAGGGAACCCTATTGTTAAAACTTATGGTGGAGATGAAAAAGCATTGCTGGAGGAAGTTTTGCTCCCTCCGGTAAAGCAAAGCATAGTGGCAGAGCATTAAAATAGAAGTGTATTGACCTTTCATTGTTGGTATTGAAAAATTTATAGGATAATGATAAAAAAAATTAGTTTTTCATTGTTATTGATGCTTATGCTTAGTACTTGTACCTCAATAGAAAAATTGGAAGTGGATGTTTATGAAACTTCCGCAGGTGGCAATAAGCTCCAGAAAATAACCGAATTTTCTCCCGGGGATACTCTGTCTTTTATAAAATTACATCCCGAAGATAAGTTCCAGACCATCACCGGGTTTGGAGGGTCCTTTACAGAGGCATCTGCCTACCTTTTAAACCGTTTAAGTAAAGAAAATCGCGACAAGATTTTGGACGCTTATTTTGGAGAAAACGGGGCCAGATATTCCTTAACGCGCACCCACATGAATTCCTGTGATTTTTCTTTAAGTAATTATTCCTATGCTCCGGTTGAAGGGGATACAACATTGGAGAATTTCTCCATAGAGGAAGATCGCGACGATATTATTCCGATGATCAAGGAGGCTATGGCTATTTCCAAAGACGGATTTAAAATAATATCCTCTCCCTGGACCGCCCCACCATGGATGAAAGATAATAATAATTGGGTAGGGGGTAAATTACTGCCTGAATATAATGATACGTGGGCATTGTTTTTCTCCAAATATTTAGAGGCCTATAAGGCTGAGGGGATAGACATTTGGGGCTTCACCGTTGAGAATGAACCCCTGGGGAATGGCAATAATTGGGAAAGTATGATTTTTAGTCCAGAGGAAATGACTGAATTCGTTAAAAATCATTTAGGTCCGAGGCTCGAATCCGATGGCCATGATGTGAAAATTCTCGGTTACGATCAAAACCGTGGCGAGGAACTCAAGGAGTGGACGCGGGTGATGTATAAAGACGAAGCTTCTGCAAAATATTTTGATGGAATGGCGATTCACTGGTATGCAAGTACTTACGACTGGTTTGCTGAGTCGCTTCAATTTGCCCACAATGCTGCGCCCGATAAATACCTGATTCAATCCGAGGCTTGCGTTGATTCTGAAATACCTCATTGGCAAGACGATAATTGGTACTGGTCAAAAGAAGCTACCGACTGGGGCTGGGACTGGGCTCCTGAACAAGACAAATACCTACACCCTAAATATGCCCCTGTTAATCGTTATGCGCGGGATATCATCGGCTGCCTTAACAATTGGGTCGATGGCTGGATTGACTGGAATATGGTACTAGACAAACAGGGTGGGCCCAATTGGTTTAAGAACTGGTGCGTGGCGCCTGTCATTGTAGATCCGGAAAAAGATGAGGTTTACTTTACCCCCATTTATTACACACTGGCCCATTTTAGTAAATTTATCCGGCCAGGTGCGCAAAGAATAGGATTTGAGAACGGTGACGATAGCCTTATGGTCACTGCGGCCCAAAATCCTGACGGATCTATTGCTGTGGTTATTTTTAATCAAGGATCAACTGCAAAGGATATAAAACTTTCTTTGGGCGAAAGTACAACGGAAATAAAAATAAGCGCTCAGGCTATACAAACAATAATAATACCAACTAAAAACAAATAATCATGTCAAAAACCAACAATCAACTCCCATTCGGACAAAAAGTGGCCTTCGGAGTAGGGATGCTTGCCAATCAAATGTTTCCTGCAGCGCTTGGAATATTTATGGTAGTATTAGTGCAGGACCTGGGATTCCCTGGTTGGATGTGGGGAATTTTGTTCTTTCTACCCAGGGTTTTTGATTCTATTACTGACCCTATCATGGGCTTTATTTCCGACAATACAAAATCGCGTTGGGGACGGAGAAGGCAGTATGTGTTCATAGGAGCTATCGTTATGGGTTTGGCATTTGTCATCATGTGGCAACTGTATAGAGAAAATGGGATCAACTATAATTTTACCTACTTCCTGCTGATGTCATTTGTTTTCTATTTAGGGCTGACTATTTTTAGCGTGCCCTATGTAGCCATGGGTTACGAAATGAGTAATGATTTTCATGAACGGACCAGCATAATGGCCATTGCCCAATGGATTGGTCAATGGGCCTGGGTTATTGCTCCCTGGTTCTGGGTAATTATGTATGATAAAGGCTGGTTTGAATCAGCCGACGTGGCAACCAGAACACTGGCCGTATGGGTGGGTATAGCCTGTATGCTTTTTGCTATGGTTCCGGCTATATTTATTAAAAGTAAATCCACGATTAATGAAAATTACTCTCCACTCACTGTAAAAAATATAGGAGGCGGGCTGAAAGAAATTCTTCTTGGTTTTAAAGAAGCCTTTCAGTCAAGGCCATTTGTAAAACTTTGTGTCTCTACCTTTTTAATTTTCAATGCCTTCAATACCATAGCCGCATTTTCATTTTTTATCATCGTTTATCATTTATTTAATGGCGATGCCGGGGCAGCCGGAGTATGGCCAACCCTTTTTGGTAGCTTGGCTTCTTTGGTCACTACTTTTTTAGTGATTCCCACCGTGGCCTGGATGTCAAAGAAAATGGGAAAGAAAAGGGCCTTTATCTTTTCTCAAAGCATTTCTGTCATAGGATATTTGATGCTTTGGTTTCTCTTTGTTCCGGGAAAACCTTTTATGTTTATATTCGCTTTGCCCTTTTTCTCCTTTGGTATCGGAAGTTTATTTACGTTGATGATGTCTATGACTGCTGATGTCATTGATCTGGATGAATTAAATACTGGAAAACGTAGAGAGGGTATCTTTGGAGCCATTTATTGGTGGATGGTAAAATTTGGTTTTGCTATAGCAGGATTGCTAAGTGGTGCTATTATGTCATTGGTAGGTTTTGTCCCCGGCGTGGCTGAACAGACAGAAACTGCCATTGTAGGTCTGAGGTTATTTTATTCTGGTTTCCCGATTTTAGGTACCCTCATAGCCATATATGTTATGCGCAATTATGACGTTACGGAAGAACGGGCGAATGAAATCCGGGCAGAATTGGACAGGCGTAAGGCTCCTGCTAAAAAATCGACTTCTTACTATCAAACAGATAAGCTGGCCTCCTTAATAACCCATGATTTCAATATAGGGTCAACATCTGATATTGACTTTACCTCTAAAAATACTTACGAAATAAAGAAAATTTTCGCTCAATCGTTAAACAAAGGGATTCACGGCATGTGTTTTAGTCCCTATCTGGCAGACCAGAATATTGGGGATCAATTATCTGAGGAACAAATCCGCAGGCGAATGGATATCATAAGTCCTTATACCCAATGGGTGCGTTCTTTCTCCTGCACAGAAGGAAATGAGTTTATTCCTAAAGTAGCACGTGAAAAAGGGTTGAAAACAATGGTTGGAGCATGGATTGGAGCAGATAAAGCCCAAAATGAAAAAGAAATTGAAGCATTGATTAATTTAGCTAAACAAGGATATGTTGATATTGCTGTAGTAGGTAACGAGGTGCTGATGCGTGAAGAGTTGTCCGAACAAGAAGTACTTAGCTATATAAATATGGTCAAAAAAGCCTTACCGGGTACGCTTATTGGGTATGTGGATGCTTATTATCAATTTCATCAGCGTCCGGGCCTTGTGGAGGCATGCGATGTAGTGCTGGTAAATTGTTATCCATTCTGGGAAGGTTGTAGTATTGATGAGGCGTCCTTGTATTTAAAGCAAATGTATGCTGTTTCAAAAAGTGCTGCTCAGGGTAAACCGGTTATCATTACGGAAACAGGATGGCCTAATCAGGGAGAAAGTACCAATAATGCGGAACCTTCTCAAACCAATGCCATGAAGTATTTTATCAATACCAATGAGTGGGCCCGACAGGAAGATATTCAACTGTTTTATTTCTCCTCTTTTGATGAATCATGGAAAGCACATCATGAAGGAGATGTTGGAGCACGTTGGGGAATTTGGGATAAAAACGAAAAATCCAAATATATTTAGAATATGTCATTTAGAAAAGATAAAAAATTGGCATTGGCAGGAATAGATTTTGCCAGTAAAACCCAGGAAGAATTAAAAGATTTATTCCGAAGTGTTTTGAATAATGGAACGCATGGGTTGTGTTTTAGTCTTTATGAAGAAGGACAAAAGCCCGGGGATATTATTACCGAAGAACAAGTAAGAAGAAGAATGGAAATTATTAAACCATTCACCAGTTGGGTCAGGTCTTTTTCCTGTACAGATGGAAATGAGCATATTCCCAGGATAGCCAAAGAATTCGGCCTTAAAACGCTGGTAGGGGCCTGGCTGGGCGATGATCCTGACATTAATATCCGGGAAGTGGAAGGCCTTATCCAATTAGCTAAAGAAGGCTATGTCGATATTGCTGCCGTTGGTAACGAAGTCATGTATCGTGGTGATCTGGCAGAAGAAGAATTATTGGATTTTATTCTCCAGGTAAAAAGAGCCATCCCAACTATTCCTGTGGGATATGTAGATGCTTATTACGAATTTTCTGACCATCCAAAAATCACCGAAGCCTGCGATGTGATTTTAGCCAATTGTTATCCTTTTTGGGAAGGTTGCAGCATTGAATATTCTTTGGTGTACATGCAACAAATGTATCATCAGGCTCTGAGTGCCGGGCAAGGAAAAAAGGTGATCATTACTGAAACGGGATGGCCTAGCCAGGGAAAAAGCATTGATGGAGCGCACTCTACCTCAGAAAATGCCTTGAAATATTTTATTAATACGCAACAATGGTCCGCTCAGGATAACATTGAGGTGTTCTATTTTTCTTCGTTTGATGAATCATGGAAAGTCGGAGCCGAAGGCGATGTAGGGGCCTATTGGGGACTGTGGGATAAAAATGAAAACCTTAAATATTAAAAAATGAAACATCCCGGCATTTCATGCCGAGTGCAAGTTCCCGAATTTTGGCATAAGTCAAAATTCGGGATGTTTTTTAATGAACAGTTCCTCTTATGGCTTCAAAGTCTTTAATCATTTCCTGCAGTTTTTCCGGATGACTTGCGGCCAGGTTATTTTGTTGCCCGAGGTCGTTTTTTAAATTATACAGGGCAAATGCTTTGGAGTTTCCTAATTCGTTTTTCGTTTGTTCGCTGATGGCAGGCCCTGGATAAGGAGGTATTAAAACCCAGTTCCCTTGCCGGAAAGCAGTTCTTGAGGTAGCTTCCAGGACAAGGCTTTTTCTGCCTATTTGCGTTTTTCCGAGAAAATCATCCAACAGTTGTTCGCTGTCCCTTGCACGGTATTCGCTTCCCACCATCGTTGCTAGGGAAGAAAACAAGTCTACCTGAGAAACCATCGCATCTGATTTGCCAGGCTGGATATGTCCTTTCCAAAAAGTGACAAAAGGGACTCTCGTTCCTGCTTCAAAAAGGCTGTATTTCCCGCCCCTTAATGGGCCGGAAGGTTTGTGGTTACCAAGCTTCTCGACGGCATCATCATAGTAACCATCGTTCAGCACAGGGCCGTTATCGCTGGACAAGATGATGAGGGTATTTTCCAATAATCCTACTTTTTCCAGAGTTTTTATCAACTCCCCGATACACCAGTCTGCTTCCACTATTACATCACCTCTTGGCCCCAGGCCTGTAGCCCCTGCAAACCGTGGGTGCGGAGTACGGGGCACGTGCGGTTGCTGCAGGGCATAATACAGGAAGAAATGCTCGTTTTTATGTGTCTGTATGAAATGCTGAGCTTTGACCAGAAAAGTGTCCGCCATATTTTCATCCACCCATTTCGCATGCTCACCGCCCTTCATGTAGCCGATGCGCCCTATGCCGTTCACGATGCTGTTGTTGTGACCATGTTCCCATTTCATTTTCAGCCTTTCAGGATGATCCAGGGCCGTCGGTTCCCCCGGGAAGTTATTTTTATAATCCACAAAAATCGGATCGTTTGGGTCTGAGTTGACGACCTGTCCATTTTCAATAAAAACCGTTGGTACCCGGTCTTGTGTGGCTGCGAGGATATAGGAATAGTCGAAGCCCACTTCATTGGGCCCAGGCGAGATTCTTTCGTTCCAGTTGACATGGCCCATTCCAAGACCCAAATGCCATTTGCCGACGATTCCTGTGTGATACCCTTTTTCTGCCAGCATTTTAGGAAGGGTCATTTGAGACGTGTCGATCAACAATGGTGCATCTCCCGGGAGGATTTTCGCCTCTTTATTCCGCCAGGGATAAACGCCGGTCAAAAGAGCATACCTGCTTGGCGTGCAGGTGGCAGAGGTGGCATACCCCTGTGAAAATTGCAGTCCTTGATGTGCCAATTTATCCATGTTTGGAGTAGCCAATTCGGTGGCACCGTAAGCTCCTAAGTCGCCATACCCTAAATCATCCGCATAAATGATGATGATATTGGGAGTGGAATCCTCATCGTTAGTTTGTTGATTGCCTTCTTTGTTTGAGGAAGAACAAGCCCAGCAGGAAATAGACAGGAATGTCAGGATGAAAAATTTCATGAACAATATTTTTTTTAAAATAAAGAGTAACTGCCAAAAGGGGAGTAGGATTCGAATTTACCTGGCTAAAACCAGTTAGACAGGCCTGCGGCCCTCCTCGACGTGACTTTCATTCATCCCGAACCGTAGGTCGGAATGGGCTAACCAGACTACGCCACACACCTCGAAAGTTAATCTTATTTTTTGATTTTCACAAATCTAAGCCAGGACGCTCTCTATTCTTGAAACCTTTAAGTTGAATAAATATTTTATATCTTTTTCCTGCAGAGATTGTATTTAATAATTGGTAATAAAGCAATAATATGGAAGATTATTTTTTAGAGTAATTAAAATTTGTATTTTTAGTACTTTATTTAGATTATTGTCCAATTAAAATGAAATAATGCCTAAACCCAATAGACTTATCAACGGCTCAGGAAGACTAGTTCAATTTGCCTTGCCAGAAGCTGGTTTCAATGAATCAAAAATTCAATCAATTGCTCCAGGAGAGGCCTATCCAATCTCTTCAGACACGCCAGAACAATATCTTGTCCGCGATGCCCATAGCAAGCGGCCACTGGTCCTGAAAAGGACAGATTTACCGGAAGGGAGCCTTGTCATTACAAATGAGAATCTGAATTCACAGGACGATGGCATTTCAGTTCAGCTTCAGATATATAATGATACCAATGCTGCCATTGAAATATGCAGATTGGAAGGAATGGGGCAGGAAGAACATTATGGAGCCAGCACGGTAGCTAAACTTCCTCCCAATGCTGTTATCACCATTGATGCCAGGGCTCAAAATGTCTATGCAGCAAGAATTTATGCCTCAGGAACCTATATACGTACCTTTATTACTGGTGA
This sequence is a window from Lewinellaceae bacterium. Protein-coding genes within it:
- a CDS encoding glycoside hydrolase family 16 protein, translated to MKWNHSILTKSILLFTALFIGWSCTDDNKIVDRNWQLVWQDEFEGPAGQSPDASKWNYDIGTDWGNAQLEFDTDRPENVSLDGAGNLAIIARKESYSGSAFTSARITTQGLFDQAYGRFEARIKMPWGPGIWPAFWLLGANVDQVGWPQCGEIDIMEYRGQQPHLIHGTIHGPGYSGGSPISKTFGFENDRFDNDFHVFAVEWVEGTINFFVDDTLYSQIKSDDVPGEWVYDHPFYIILNVAVGGNFVGFPTDQTTFPQSMLVDWVRVYKEIK
- a CDS encoding glycoside hydrolase family 30 protein, producing MIKKISFSLLLMLMLSTCTSIEKLEVDVYETSAGGNKLQKITEFSPGDTLSFIKLHPEDKFQTITGFGGSFTEASAYLLNRLSKENRDKILDAYFGENGARYSLTRTHMNSCDFSLSNYSYAPVEGDTTLENFSIEEDRDDIIPMIKEAMAISKDGFKIISSPWTAPPWMKDNNNWVGGKLLPEYNDTWALFFSKYLEAYKAEGIDIWGFTVENEPLGNGNNWESMIFSPEEMTEFVKNHLGPRLESDGHDVKILGYDQNRGEELKEWTRVMYKDEASAKYFDGMAIHWYASTYDWFAESLQFAHNAAPDKYLIQSEACVDSEIPHWQDDNWYWSKEATDWGWDWAPEQDKYLHPKYAPVNRYARDIIGCLNNWVDGWIDWNMVLDKQGGPNWFKNWCVAPVIVDPEKDEVYFTPIYYTLAHFSKFIRPGAQRIGFENGDDSLMVTAAQNPDGSIAVVIFNQGSTAKDIKLSLGESTTEIKISAQAIQTIIIPTKNK
- a CDS encoding MFS transporter — encoded protein: MSKTNNQLPFGQKVAFGVGMLANQMFPAALGIFMVVLVQDLGFPGWMWGILFFLPRVFDSITDPIMGFISDNTKSRWGRRRQYVFIGAIVMGLAFVIMWQLYRENGINYNFTYFLLMSFVFYLGLTIFSVPYVAMGYEMSNDFHERTSIMAIAQWIGQWAWVIAPWFWVIMYDKGWFESADVATRTLAVWVGIACMLFAMVPAIFIKSKSTINENYSPLTVKNIGGGLKEILLGFKEAFQSRPFVKLCVSTFLIFNAFNTIAAFSFFIIVYHLFNGDAGAAGVWPTLFGSLASLVTTFLVIPTVAWMSKKMGKKRAFIFSQSISVIGYLMLWFLFVPGKPFMFIFALPFFSFGIGSLFTLMMSMTADVIDLDELNTGKRREGIFGAIYWWMVKFGFAIAGLLSGAIMSLVGFVPGVAEQTETAIVGLRLFYSGFPILGTLIAIYVMRNYDVTEERANEIRAELDRRKAPAKKSTSYYQTDKLASLITHDFNIGSTSDIDFTSKNTYEIKKIFAQSLNKGIHGMCFSPYLADQNIGDQLSEEQIRRRMDIISPYTQWVRSFSCTEGNEFIPKVAREKGLKTMVGAWIGADKAQNEKEIEALINLAKQGYVDIAVVGNEVLMREELSEQEVLSYINMVKKALPGTLIGYVDAYYQFHQRPGLVEACDVVLVNCYPFWEGCSIDEASLYLKQMYAVSKSAAQGKPVIITETGWPNQGESTNNAEPSQTNAMKYFINTNEWARQEDIQLFYFSSFDESWKAHHEGDVGARWGIWDKNEKSKYI
- a CDS encoding glycosyl hydrolase family 17 — its product is MKTIIWKAMVSLMALIISFSCNNEQPDKGMNQLQIKKEVTAKDILGNPNYLAISYGGYREKTRDIQPTIDQLKEDMKILAAMNVKILRTYNVKLKHASNVLEAIHQLKKEDPDFEMYVMLGAWIDCKNAWTAYPDHDSEDAEGNAAEIQRAVDLANRYPDIVKIIAVGNEAMVKWAASYFVQPGVILKWVNHLQELKETGKLSKDLWVTCSDNFASWGGGGEEYHTEDLKKLIRAVDYVSLHTYPMHDTHYNPDFWGVLEKEENLADTEKIAAAMARARDYAMSQYQNTADYIKGLGIEKAIHIGETGWASASNSFYGPEGSKATDEYKEGLFYSLIRDWTNQEGISCFYFEAFDEIWKDAPNPGGSENHFGLFSIEGQAKYALWDLVDQGVFEGLSRGGNPIVKTYGGDEKALLEEVLLPPVKQSIVAEH